Below is a genomic region from Desulfovibrio intestinalis.
GCGCAGGTTTTTCTGCCCTGGCTACCGTGATTTATCTTGGATGGCGTAAGGATGTTAAACCCGGACAGGAAGTGGCGCCCAACAACTTGCCCTTGGTTGCCGTAGGGGCGGGATTGCTGTGGTTCGGCTGGTTTGGCTTCAATTCTGGCGGTGCCTATGCCGCCAATGCTCTTGCCAGCTACGCATTTGTAAACACAACTGTGGCGGGTTCTGTGGCTATGGTTGTCTGGCTTGCCCTGGACTGGTCGCTTTCGCGTAAACCATCATTTGATGGCGTTCTTGTGGGCGCAGTGGCCGGGCTTGCCACCATTACCCCTTGCGCAGGTTATGTAGATCCTTGGGCTGCCATAATCATCGGCGCAGCCGGGGCAACGGTGTGCTATTTTGCCAAAGTAGTGCAGCAGCGCCTGCACTTTGATGATGCCCTTGAAGTCTGGCGCGCCCACGGCATGGGCGGGGTCACAGGTTCGTTGCTATTGGGCGTGCTGGCCAGCAGGACCATTGATGTGGTTAATGCCAGTTCGCATCAGTTTCTTATGCAATTGTTGGGCGTTGTCAGCGTAGCAGCGTACTCCTTTGTTGTTACCTACATTATTCTCATAGTCATTAATGCTATCGGGCCTATCCGCGTGCCTGCTGAAGAGCAGATAAAGGGACTGGACGAAAGTCTGCACGGCGAAGAAGCCTACAAGCTGTAGGACTGGATCAAATATAAAATAACAAAGGGGAGGCTCTTGTATGAGCCTCCCCTTTGTTATTTACAGTTTTTTCAAACCGTTTCTGTAGCCGCTTCTGCATGAAAAAAGGGTTATATCTTTCGATATAACCCGTGTTTTTCATTTGGCGTCCCCAAGGGGATTTGAACCCCTGTCGACGGCGTGAAAGGCCGTTGTCCTGGGCCGGCTAGACGATGGGGACGCGCTGTGAGGTGTTCTTTTATGTGAAAAATACGCAAAGTGTCAAGCGGATTTTTACAATTTTTTTCAGATTGTTACATAAAGATGGATAATTGAGATGCCAGTAGGCTTAAAACTGGCTAATAAAGCGGATTTAAAACGAAAAGGCGTCGGTCAAAAACCGACGCCTGCACGGAAGAAAGGGTACGGCGCTATCCCCAACGCCGTGGAGAGTTCGACGTTCAGCTGAACAGCCGAACTCTCCATCCTTTCAAACAGACCGATTACTATCTCTTCATGCCGATAACTGTTTCCAGCATGGTATCCACAGTGGTGATGCCCTTGGAGTTTGCCTGGAACCCGCGCTGCGTCGAAATCATCTGCACGAATTCTGTGGTCATATCCACGTTGGATTGTTCTATGTTGTAGGCTCGCGTTGTGCCAAAGCCGTTGTCGCCAGCAACACCCAACTGGGGCTCACCTGAATCCTGAGTGGAGGAGAAGAGGTTGCCGCCTTCGCGGTACAGCCCCTGATGGTTCTGGAAGTCATACAGGGCTATCTGATACAGCGGCAGGGTTTTACCGTTGGAGTAGATACCGTAAACAACACCGGAACTATCAATGTTCACGTTGCTCAGCGTGCCGGAGGCATAGCCGTCCTGACTACGGTTCTGCACCGTGTATGATGTCGTGTTGGCCACGCTGGAGTATTCCTGACGTTCCACACCGGTCATGGTGGGCACAGTGGTGCCGTAGTTGATGACGTTCTCAAAGATCGGCACACCTGTGGATGAGGTACCGCTGACTCTGGACATGGTTGTAAGACTGGCCAGACTGTTGTTAGCCGTTTCAGTAGCGGCAACGGGGCGTGAAGCATCCGTAGGCACTGTATACGAATCAGGCTTGAACGCTGTGGCCGTAACGGCTGTGAAGTTGCCGGAGGTCACAGAAGTTTTGGTAGTGCCGCCTGCCATGTAATAATAACCGCTGCTGTCGTGCAGTACGTCTTCACCGCTGGGCACGCTGCCGTACACCTGATCGGTGCCACTCATATAATAATAACCGTAGCTGTCCTGATAGGCAGGAAGTGTATTGCCGCCGACAACTGTCGTATTGAAGCAGTTGGCGTTGGCGTTGGTGGCATCGACGAAGTAATAGCTGCTGCCATTGCTTAAGGCTTCGACTGTGGCTGCAGGGGATCCAACGGATGCGGAACCATAGACCTTGTTAGTGCCATTCAGATAGTAGTAGCCGGTAGTATCAGCGTAAACCTGCTCTGTACTGCCGCCAACGGAGGTCGTCGTGCCATAGGAACCCGGATTGGGAGCGCCGATGTAGTAGTAGCCGTACTTGTCCATGCCGAGAGCATTATCGCTGGCGTCGACAGGCTGGCCGAGGCTGTTGGT
It encodes:
- a CDS encoding ammonium transporter, which encodes MPVLNSGDTAFILLCTALVCVMTPGLAFFYGGLVRAKDVLTIMMQSFISMGIVALIWIFGGFSLAFGPDIGGVIGDVTYHFALDKVGGDPSPVYAPTIPFIMFFAYQMMFAIITPALITGAFAGRFNFRGYLKFLILWTIVIYLPVCHWIWGGGWLAKLGVVDFAGGIVVHVSAGFSALATVIYLGWRKDVKPGQEVAPNNLPLVAVGAGLLWFGWFGFNSGGAYAANALASYAFVNTTVAGSVAMVVWLALDWSLSRKPSFDGVLVGAVAGLATITPCAGYVDPWAAIIIGAAGATVCYFAKVVQQRLHFDDALEVWRAHGMGGVTGSLLLGVLASRTIDVVNASSHQFLMQLLGVVSVAAYSFVVTYIILIVINAIGPIRVPAEEQIKGLDESLHGEEAYKL